Proteins encoded within one genomic window of Amycolatopsis sp. 2-15:
- a CDS encoding alpha/beta hydrolase family protein — translation MHSPITGAAAGVPFTALPPAGNGPAPLIVTWHMLDAPRSDAAFAAALPMNDLPAWRVHLGMPMCGSRMVDGSMDAGVELLRKDVLMAALFPFVRQATEEFPAALASIRAQLPVDDGPIGVLGGSLGGAVALRILADTQVPVFAGAVVNAAIRVRSVVDLFTGDYPYDPESQKAADSLDFVAKAGVIGRAPLLVVSGEQDHSALRADALDLVDALGERSELLSIPELAHALADEPGIEPAPQLPLAREVDAGLTTWFQRHLAEAG, via the coding sequence ATGCACTCACCGATCACAGGCGCAGCCGCCGGCGTGCCGTTCACCGCCCTGCCGCCGGCCGGCAACGGCCCCGCGCCGCTGATCGTCACTTGGCACATGCTCGACGCGCCGAGGTCCGACGCCGCGTTCGCCGCCGCATTGCCGATGAACGACCTGCCCGCGTGGCGGGTGCACCTCGGCATGCCGATGTGCGGGTCGCGCATGGTCGACGGCAGCATGGACGCCGGTGTGGAGCTTCTCCGCAAGGACGTCTTGATGGCCGCTCTGTTCCCGTTCGTGCGGCAGGCGACCGAGGAATTCCCCGCCGCGTTGGCGTCGATCCGTGCGCAGTTGCCGGTCGATGATGGCCCGATCGGCGTGCTCGGCGGTTCGTTGGGCGGCGCCGTCGCGCTGCGGATCCTCGCCGACACCCAGGTTCCGGTCTTCGCTGGCGCCGTGGTGAACGCCGCCATCCGGGTCCGGTCCGTCGTGGATCTGTTCACCGGCGACTACCCGTATGATCCCGAGTCCCAGAAGGCCGCCGACAGCCTGGACTTCGTCGCCAAGGCGGGCGTCATTGGTCGCGCGCCGCTTCTGGTCGTCAGCGGCGAGCAGGATCACTCGGCGCTACGTGCGGACGCGTTGGATCTCGTCGACGCGTTGGGCGAACGGTCCGAACTGCTGTCGATCCCCGAGTTGGCCCACGCGCTCGCCGACGAGCCCGGCATCGAGCCCGCGCCACAGCTGCCGCTGGCTCGCGAGGTGGACGCTGGCCTGACCACGTGGTTCCAACGCCACCTCGCGGAGGCCGGCTAG
- a CDS encoding IS701 family transposase has translation MVTDWSARFAAFAGRFAERFSRVEPRRQMVFYLRGLLAEAERKNGWTLAEMAGETGPQGMQRLLNFYAWDAEGMRDDVRTAVVDVLGDAERGVLIADETGFVKKGTKSAGVARQYSGTAGRIENSQIGVFLAYASDRGRALIDRELYLPKEWIADRGRCAAAGIPDDVGFATKPELAQLMVERALAARIPFAWFTADEAYGQVGRLRLWLEEHDIAHVLAVPKSQMVISMDLRQRRVHAVIADVDPATWQRLSCGDGAHGQRIYDWAAVDIRPLRRPGVDHWLLARRSVSDPTETAYYICFGPADTDIHELVRVAGSRWAIEESFQTAKNETGLDHYQVRRYQAWYRHITLSMAAAAFLVITRDAAKKGDLHPV, from the coding sequence ATGGTGACGGACTGGTCGGCGCGTTTCGCTGCGTTCGCGGGGCGGTTCGCGGAGCGGTTTTCGCGGGTGGAGCCGCGGCGGCAAATGGTTTTCTACCTGCGGGGACTGCTGGCGGAAGCCGAGCGTAAGAACGGCTGGACCCTGGCAGAGATGGCGGGCGAGACGGGTCCGCAGGGCATGCAGCGGCTGCTGAACTTCTATGCCTGGGACGCCGAGGGCATGCGTGATGATGTGCGCACTGCGGTGGTCGACGTGCTCGGGGACGCGGAACGCGGCGTGTTGATCGCCGACGAGACCGGATTCGTGAAGAAGGGCACGAAATCCGCCGGCGTGGCGCGCCAGTATTCGGGCACGGCCGGGCGGATCGAGAATTCGCAGATCGGCGTGTTCTTGGCGTACGCCTCGGATCGGGGGCGGGCTTTGATCGATCGCGAGTTGTATCTGCCGAAAGAGTGGATCGCGGATCGGGGAAGGTGCGCTGCAGCCGGTATTCCGGACGACGTCGGATTCGCGACCAAGCCCGAACTGGCACAACTGATGGTGGAACGCGCGCTCGCCGCGAGAATCCCGTTTGCATGGTTCACCGCCGATGAAGCCTATGGGCAGGTCGGGCGGCTACGGCTCTGGCTGGAAGAGCACGACATCGCGCATGTGCTGGCAGTACCCAAGTCCCAAATGGTGATTTCCATGGATCTGCGGCAACGACGCGTCCACGCCGTCATCGCGGACGTCGACCCGGCCACCTGGCAGCGTCTGTCCTGCGGCGATGGCGCCCACGGGCAACGGATCTACGATTGGGCCGCCGTCGACATCCGCCCCCTGCGCCGACCAGGAGTCGACCACTGGCTGCTGGCCCGCCGCTCAGTCAGCGACCCCACCGAGACCGCCTACTACATTTGCTTCGGCCCCGCCGACACCGACATCCACGAACTGGTGCGCGTCGCCGGAAGCCGCTGGGCAATCGAAGAAAGTTTCCAAACCGCGAAGAACGAAACAGGGCTCGACCACTACCAGGTCCGCCGATACCAAGCATGGTATCGGCACATCACCCTCTCCATGGCGGCGGCGGCATTCCTCGTCATCACCCGAGACGCCGCGAAAAAAGGGGATCTGCACCCGGTCTGA
- a CDS encoding AAA family ATPase encodes MVGLPGAGKTTRAKELVATHQALRLTPDHWMIPLFGDSMADGKCWVLEGRLISVALQALRLGTSVVLDFGLWSRDERSALRWLAQTIGASCQVVYLPVDKDVQLARIAHRQETTPHQTFPMREADLDVWREQFQVPDAAELDGGEIPAPPAGWPSWLEWAVGTWPSCIDS; translated from the coding sequence ATGGTCGGGCTCCCCGGGGCTGGGAAAACCACCCGCGCCAAAGAGCTCGTCGCAACCCACCAGGCACTGCGGCTGACCCCAGATCACTGGATGATCCCGCTGTTCGGCGATTCGATGGCCGACGGAAAGTGCTGGGTGCTCGAAGGGCGGCTCATCTCGGTCGCCCTACAGGCGCTGCGGCTGGGCACCAGCGTCGTGCTCGACTTCGGGCTCTGGAGCCGCGACGAACGGTCGGCACTGCGCTGGCTGGCCCAGACGATCGGGGCATCATGCCAGGTGGTCTACCTGCCCGTGGACAAGGACGTCCAGCTCGCCCGCATCGCGCACCGCCAGGAAACAACCCCGCATCAGACGTTCCCGATGCGCGAGGCCGACCTGGATGTGTGGCGGGAGCAGTTCCAGGTGCCTGACGCCGCCGAACTCGACGGCGGCGAGATTCCCGCCCCACCGGCGGGCTGGCCGAGCTGGCTGGAGTGGGCGGTAGGCACATGGCCCTCGTGCATCGACAGCTAA